The Vicia villosa cultivar HV-30 ecotype Madison, WI linkage group LG1, Vvil1.0, whole genome shotgun sequence genome includes a region encoding these proteins:
- the LOC131605414 gene encoding F-box/kelch-repeat protein At3g06240-like, whose translation MEKKTTYLPHELIILILLKLPVNSIIRFKLICKLWFSLISDSQFASSHFEHAGSHSRKIAWMERSCKIISIDFEGSIGNVSPTIAPFLWPEIKGSCRGFIYVHTRRTIYIWNPTTGSNVEIPRSPFESNNKSSTSDNLYGFGYDRSRDDYLVVACCYDPDLYNISSRLQFFSFRDHKWKEVEGPHCSFRIESENAGSLCNGAIHWTAYRDYDELKVIVAFDLMERKMLEIPFSDECELGLISDVWVFGEFLSVWTKNNDTFEIFVMKEYKVHSSWTKTLVFPIINDDLLWFKPVCHTKSGDIIGTAYRKIVKLNVEGDVLEITSNGDSLDGLQTVVYTESLLSLPGSDIQQV comes from the coding sequence ATGGAGAAGAAGACGACGTATCTACCTCATGAATTGATCATTCTCATCCTGTTGAAGCTGCCGGTGAATTCTATTATACGTTTCAAATTGATTTGTAAGTTATGGTTTTCTCTTATCTCTGATTCCCAATTTGCATCTTCACATTTTGAACATGCGGGCTCACACTCTCGTAAAATTGCATGGATGGAACGATCTTGTAAAATTATATCTATAGATTTTGAAGGATCAATTGGTAATGTTTCACCGACTATTGCTCCATTTCTTTGGCCTGAAATTAAAGGTTCATGTAGAGGGTTTATATATGTGCACACTCGGCGTACAATTTATATATGGAATCCAACCACTGGATCTAACGTAGAAATACCTAGATCTCCTTTTGAATCCAACAATAAATCAAGTACTTCAGATAATCTTTACGGTTTTGGTTATGACCGGTCGAGAGATGATTACTTGGTGGTTGCATGTTGTTATGATCCAGATTTATATAATATTTCATCGCGTTTACAGTTTTTTTCATTTAGAGATCATAAGTGGAAAGAAGTTGAGGGTCCTCATTGCTCTTTTAGGATTGAATCTGAAAATGCGGGGTCGCTCTGTAATGGGGCTATTCATTGGACGGCTTATCGCGATTACGACGAGTTAAAAGTTATTGTTGCTTTTGATTTAATGGAAAGGAAAATGTTAGAGATACCTTTTTCAGATGAATGTGAGCTGGGTTTAATCAGTGATGTGTGGGTATTTGGAGAATTTCTCAGTGTGTGGACTAAAAATAATGACACATTTGAAATTTTTGTGATGAAAGAATACAAAGTGCATTCCTCTTGGACTAAGACTCTTGTTTTTCCTATTATTAATGATGATCTTCTCTGGTTTAAGCCTGTATGCCATACAAAAAGTGGTGATATTATTGGAACAGCTTATCGTAAAATTGTGAAGTTAAATGTTGAAGGAGATGTGTTAGAGATTACCTCTAACGGCGACAGCTTGGACGGACTCCAAACTGTCGTCTATACGGAGTCTCTGCTTTCACTTCCTGGTAGTGACATTCAGCAAGTTTAA